One Glandiceps talaboti chromosome 2, keGlaTala1.1, whole genome shotgun sequence genomic region harbors:
- the LOC144451618 gene encoding 5-hydroxymethyl-dUMP N-hydrolase-like: MSRKIYFCGSIRGGRQDVELYARIIKQLQSYGTVLTEHVGGPMEVIDKALEEKGDKYIHDRDMEWLESSDVIIAEVTQPSLGVGYEIGRAFAMEKNIMCLFRPSSGKYLSAMIGGMIGRPNIVIKNYEEKEVPGILQEYFANI; the protein is encoded by the exons ATGAGTCGTAAGATATATTTTTGTGGGAGCATCCGTGGCGGCCGACAGGACGTTGAACTGTACGCTCGTATAATTAAACAACTTCAAAGTTATGGAACAGTGTTGACAGAACACGTTGGTGGACCAATGGAAGTCATTGACAAAG CTCTTGAAGAAAAAGGTGACAAATACATCCATGACAGAGATATGGAATGGTTGGAATCATCAGATG TCATTATAGCAGAAGTTACCCAGCCATCTTTAGGTGTTGGATATGAGATTGGTAGAGCATTTGCCATGGAGAAGAACATTATGTGTCTCTTCAGACCATCCTCAGGAAaat ACCTATCAGCTATGATTGGAGGTATGATTGGACGCCCGAACATTGTTATCAAGAACTATGAAGAGAAAGAAGTGCCCGGAATACTACAGGAGTATTTTGCCAATATATAG